The Calditrichota bacterium genome includes the window ACCATCCATGCGAGGGAGCGCGCTCAAACTGGAAGTGTTGCCCCCAGCAAAAGTGCAGCTTTCCCGTGGTTTGTGCCCCTTGCGGGGGTAGGTACTCGATGTCGCTGTAGGCGATCTCCAAAGAGCCGAACATGCCACGGGTAATATCCGCAAATCCCTGGAGGGTTGTGGCAGTGTTCAGGTCGGAGAGGCGCTTGGTGGGCGAAATCACAGGCACGGGGATGCTGACTTCCGAGACCAGCTGGTCTTGGTCGTGCCCGATAATGAACAGCGAGCCGGGGTAGCCATCGGCTGGCCCGCTCGGATCACCCTGCGGATAGTAGGTCATCCCGCAGCCACTATAGCTCCAGTTTGAGGCGCCCGAGACTGAAGGCAGCCTGAAGGCCCCGCGGTAGGTCAGGTCTGCAGGGTGCAGACGCTGGGCGTCAACCTGTGTGACCACGAACAAGGTGGCACATATGCCGAAAAGCAGCCCGTTCTTCATGCTCTCCTCCAGCGCTTAGAGTTTACGGAATTCTCACGTCATGCTTGCCCAGAGCAGTCCGTGCATCTTTCGATGCGGTCCCCAGGCGCAGAGGCTGCCAGCGCAGCTACACTTCGCCACTTGTGGAGTGATTGTCACCTCGGTCCGTGGCAGCCATCACCTCCTTTCCTTTTCTCCTGACAATCGGCTCACCCTTTGCTCTGGCACGACAGGGGTTTGCATGGAGTCCTCTGCCTCTTGTCACACACCTGGGGGCCCCCGCCAGGTGTGGCCCTACACTCGCGGAACCGACCCCCAGCAAACTATGTGGGAAGTGGGGTTGCTCATCTCACCAGCACAATCTTGTGGGTTGCGTTAAGCCTGCCGGCAGTCATTTGCACTACGTAGACGCCGCTTCCTGCGGTTGTGCCGTCATCTGACCTTCCCTCCCACGAGGCAATGTGGTGGCCAGCCACCTGCTGAGCGTCCACCAGTGTCTTGAGCCGTTTGCCTTGCAGGTTGTACACGGAGATCCGAACCCTTGTCGCGTAGGGCAGGGCATAGCTCACTTGCGTCTCCGGATTGAACGGATTGGGGAAATTCGGTCCGAGGCGGAAGGCTGCGGGGTGCCCAGATTCTCCACCTGTCGATCCACGGCAGTGATGGGGATCTTCCCGGCATCGTAAACGATCTCCCCGCCGACGATGGTCATTTCTGCTGCCAAGTCGTTTGTCTGCTCTCCGGTCATGGTGGAGAGGTCATGCGACCAGACCACCAAGTCTGCGTACTTGCCTGGCTCCAGGGAGCCGGTGGAATCTTCGGAGAAGCTGGCATAAGCCGAGCCCATGGTGTGCACGCGCAGCG containing:
- a CDS encoding T9SS type A sorting domain-containing protein, producing MSYALPYATRVRISVYNLQGKRLKTLVDAQQVAGHHIASWEGRSDDGTTAGSGVYVVQMTAGRLNATHKIVLVR
- a CDS encoding amidohydrolase family protein, translating into MQATDQATMSRMLPFRTMVTMGVPLAFGCDVPASPYQQPKWALKGAVLRRTSAGTPLSQTERLTGPEALRVHTMGSAYASFSEDSTGSLEPGKYADLVVWSHDLSTMTGEQTNDLAAEMTIVGGEIVYDAGKIPITAVDRQVENLGTPQPSASDRISPIRSIRRRK